Proteins co-encoded in one Scomber scombrus chromosome 14, fScoSco1.1, whole genome shotgun sequence genomic window:
- the ubtd2 gene encoding ubiquitin domain-containing protein 2: protein MGGCVGSHHDSSGSLNENSDGTGVALGRNQPLKRERPKWKSDYPMTEGQLRSKRDEFWDTAPAFEGRKEIWDALRAAASAFESNDHLLAQAILDGASITLPHGALTECYDELGNRYQLPVYCLSPPVNMIEERSDEPDGSDPDSGAADPSTGSGGDPGLGGECQLRLRLSTGRDLRLAVRSSDTVGMMKRRLQSQEGVPAATQRWFFSGRPLTDRLRLDQLNISRDYVVQVILSQPPPPEPVSTPGHTPEAFGPDAVEGVATLPQEPTPVEN from the exons ATGGGTGGCTGTGTGGGGAGCCACCACGACTCTTCGGGCAGCTTAAACGAAAACTCGGACGGAACTGGAG TGGCTCTAGGGCGTAACCAGCCCCTGAAGAGAGAGCGGCCTAAATGGAAAAGTGACTACCCGATGACTGAAGGCCAGCTGCGCAGCAAGAGAGATGAGTTCTGGGATACGGCGCCAGCATTCGAGGGCCGGAAGGAGATCTGGGATGCGCTGCGGGCTGCGGCCAGTGCCTTTGAGAGCAATGACCACCTGCTGGCTCAGGCCATCCTCGATGGGGCCAGCATCACACTGCCGCACG gagctctgactgaatgttatGATGAACTGGGGAATCGATACCAGCTGCCAGTCTACTGCCTCTCGCCTCCCGTCAACATGATTGAAGAGCGCTCTGACGAACCTGATGGTTCAGATCCAGACTCCGGGGCCGCAGACCCGTCCACAGGCAGCGGCGGAGACCCTGGCTTAGGAGGGGAGTGCCAGCTTCGGCTGCGGCTCTCCACGGGTCGTGACCTCCGGCTGGCGGTCCGTTCCTCAGACACAGTGGGCATGATGAAGCGTCGTCTGCAAAGTCAGGAGGGCGTGCCTGCCGCCACCCAACGCTGGTTTTTCTCAGGTCGGCCGCTGACAGACAGGCTGCGCTTGGACCAACTCAACATCTCCAGGGACTATGTAGTGCAAGTCATCCTCAGCCAGCCTCCACCGCCAGAGCCGGTATCAACACCAGGACATACACCAGAGGCCTTTGGGCCAGATGCAGTGGAGGGAGTGGCCACACTGCCACAAGAGCCCACACCAGTGGAGAATTAA
- the il12bb gene encoding interleukin-12 subunit beta — MHVLLLIVLHAALCCASSDNHQINVETLMDNVLVLRVPQSVGGWGDVTLTCGEAYQNQPVFWKRNGEDLNPALRGNEVKIPVRDLNGGNYTCHLGADGQFLNHTVIMIQLGTDNTPVILKEKSPEDGYIHCSAPNYKGSFHCTWTRTKHRSNAAVLLVKAERNLEKITCELSADGSGVHCLDANCPSKEEQHRIFLAVYIHSYSRLEMYTKAFYLREIATPAQPPNLKISDGKLFSWDYPNSWEKPDSYYRLDFQVKLVHHDNSCNSEDYLMHNTTEETKYEVTARSKKYIFCVRAKDKYTHGPWSHWSHCT; from the exons ATGCATGTATTGCTCCTTATAGTCCTGCATGCGGCACTGTGCTGCGCCTCCTCTGACAACCACCAAATAAACGTTGAGACACTAATGGATAATG TTCTGGTCCTGAGGGTTCCTCAGAGTGTGGGTGGCTGGGGGGACGTCACCCTGACCTGCGGAGAAGCTTATCAAAACCAGCCTGTGTTTTGGAAGAGGAACG GCGAAGACCTTAATCCAGCTCTACGGGGGAACGAGGTCAAGATTCCAGTGCGAGACTTGAATGGTGGAAACTACACTTGTCACCTCGGTGCAGATGGACAGTTCCTCAACCACACAGTGATCATGATCCAACTAGGCACAGACAACACGCCTGTCATCCTGAAAGAAAAATCCCCTGAAGACG gTTACATCCACTGCTCAGCACCCAACTATAAAGGCTCCTTCCACTGCACCTGGACAAGAACAAAGCACAGATCCAATGCCGCTGTGCTCCTGGTAAAGGCAGAACG TAATTTGGAAAAGATAACCTGTGAGCTGTCCGCTGATGGATCAGGGGTTCACTGCCTGGATGCCAACTGCCCATCCAAGGAGGAACAACACCGCATCTTCCTCGCAGTTTACATACACAGCTACTCTCGACTAGAGATGTACACAAAGGCATTCTACTTGAGAGAGATTG CGACCCCAGCACAACCCCCTAACCTGAAAATCAGTGATGGGAAGTTGTTCAGCTGGGACTATCCTAACTCCTGGGAAAAGCCCGACAGCTACTACAGACTGGACTTCCAGGTCAAGTTGGTCCATCACGACAATTCCTGTAACAGCGAAGACTACCTAATG CATAACACCACTGAGGAAACTAAGTATGAGGTCACTGCTAGAAGCAAGAAGTATATTTTCTGTGTGCGGGCTAAGGATAAGTACACACACGGGCCATGGAGCCACTGGAGTCACTGCACGTAA
- the ublcp1 gene encoding ubiquitin-like domain-containing CTD phosphatase 1 has translation MSVSVIIKWGGQEYSISSLSEEDTVMDLKQSIKSLTGVLPERQKLLGLKVKGKPAEDEMKLGTLKLKPNTKIMMMGTREESLEDVLAPPPENDDVVNDFDIEEEVIEVENREENLAKIARRVKDYKVEELNPPREGKRLLVLDVDYTLFDHKSCAETGQELMRPYLHEFLTSAYEDYDIVIWSATSMKWIDAKMKELGVTDNPNYKITFMLDSAAMITVHTPKRGVVEVKPLGVIWGKYEEFYNRKNTIMFDDIGRNFLMNPQNGLKIRPFMKAHLNREKDRELYKLAQYLKEIAKLDEFTGLNHKHWERYLSKRQHH, from the exons ATGTCAGTGTCAGTCATCATAAAGTGGGGAGGTCAGGAGTACTCCATCAGTTCTCTGTCTGAGGAGGACACAGTGATGGACCTGAAACAGTCCATTAAGAGCTTGACTGGGGTGCTgccagagagacagaaactACTGGGACTCAAGGTCAAAG GTAAACCTGCAGAGGATGAGATGAAACTGGGTACTCTGAAGCTGAAGCCTAACACAAAGATCATGATGATGGGTACCAGAGAGGAGAGCCTG gAAGATGTTTTAGCCCCTCCCCCAGAGAATGACGATGTGGTCAATGATTTCGACATTGAAGAGGAGGTCATTGAAGTGGAGAACAG AGAGGAGAACCTGGCTAAAATAGCACGAAGAGTGAAAGACTATAAGGTGGAGGAACTGAACCCTCCCAGAGAAGGCAAAAGGCTTCTGGTGCTGGATGTGGACTACACACTGTTTG ATCACAAGTCGTGTGCAGAAACGGGCCAAGAGCTGATGAGGCCGTACCTTCACGAGTTTCTGACGTCAGCCTATGAAGACTATGACATTGTGATCTGGT CTGCTACAAGTATGAAGTGGATTGATGCCAAAATGAAG gAGTTGGGAGTGACAGACAACCCTAACTACAAGATTACATTCATGCTGGACAGTGCAGCCATGATTACGGTACACACCCCTAAGAGAGGGGTTGTAGAG GTGAAGCCCTTGGGTGTGATATGGGGGAAGTATGAAGAGTTTTACAACAGGAAAAACACCATTATGTTTGACGACATCGGACGAAACTTCCTCATGAATCCACAGAACGGACTAAAG ATCCGCCCCTTCATGAAGGCCCATCTTAACAGGGAGAAGGACAGGGAGCTGTATAAACTGGCTCAGTACCTAAAAGAAATTGCAAAGCTTGACGAATTCACTGGACTCAACCACAAACACTGGGAGAG gtaccTATCTAAGAGGCAGCACCACTGA